The genomic window GACAGctgaaattctaaaaattgtttataataaattcTGCAAAACATTTCCTGCTCTTGGcatgaaaaaacaatttaatgaaaTGGACAATACACAAAACAGCGTAAATGAAGAATATGATCCATACCAGCATCGTAAGGTCGTGAATCCCATGAGGTACGCTTGAGTAcaccaaaaatacaaaaataaaccaaaaaaataaataaataaataaataaaattgaaaagcgGAAATAAATTTCAGTAATTTCGAAGTTTACATCAGCCTGCTGAAGGCCTCCATCGGCATTGGCTGCTTGGCCATGCCCAAAGCCTTCCAAGCGGCTGGTTGGCTGAACGGCCTGATCAGCACCGCCTTGATCGGCGCGATCGTTATATTCGCGCTGCATGTGTTGGTAAATGAGCGCATTCTAAGTTTGTTGtgtgataaatttaaatttcgctgcTTACAGTTGCGTGGCATGTACGAGCTGAGCAAGCGGAAGCGTGTGCCGCGTTTGAACTATCCAGACTCGATGGCGTTTGCGCTGGAGTCGGGACCGAAATGCTTGCGCTTCTTGAGCGAAAGTGTGCGGTTTGTATGaagttttgtatacaaaaatatatattctcttttgtatgtgtgtaatatCTTGTTGTTTTAAGCTCGACAATCGACTTCGTATTGGCGTTCTATCATTTTGGCGTCTGCTGCGCTTACGTCGTCTTCATTGCCGACAATCTGAAAGAGTTGCTCGACTTTTATGGCTACGAAATCGACACACGCTTTTATATCTTCGCACTATCTTTACCTTTGTCGGCGATTTATTTTGTGCGCGATCTGCGGAATCTGGTGCCGTTCAATGCGTTTGCCGATGCCATGATTTGCTTTAGTACTTAGTAGACTTTCAGTTGTAATTTTGATGGAATTGATGCAGAAGTAATGCTTTGCAGGTTTCATCATTATATTCGCTTACATTTTCACGGGATTACCTGCATTGGCCGAGCGAAGTGCTTTTGGTGACTTGAAATCGTAT from Bactrocera tryoni isolate S06 chromosome 5, CSIRO_BtryS06_freeze2, whole genome shotgun sequence includes these protein-coding regions:
- the LOC120776537 gene encoding proton-coupled amino acid transporter-like protein CG1139, producing MDNTQNSVNEEYDPYQHRKVVNPMSNFEVYISLLKASIGIGCLAMPKAFQAAGWLNGLISTALIGAIVIFALHVLLRGMYELSKRKRVPRLNYPDSMAFALESGPKCLRFLSESVRSTIDFVLAFYHFGVCCAYVVFIADNLKELLDFYGYEIDTRFYIFALSLPLSAIYFVRDLRNLVPFNAFADAMICFSFIIIFAYIFTGLPALAERSAFGDLKSYPLFFGTVLFAIESVGVIISVEAKMKSPKDYLGLNGILNMGLVTSLILYVLIAFFGYWRYGEKVKDSITSNLPMEDFFPRLARLMFAVAIFLSFALQGYITIEVCWRRYSEYMNLKPSHPLEYVLRIAIVLGAVLAAVMSSHLALILSLVGSFSLSYLGLIFPGLMDFCLRYGQGFGPYKIYLWQDMALMVFGFIGGAIGTWFSLSDLYANYQLQQ